Part of the Virgibacillus natechei genome is shown below.
TATGTAATCCACCACTTTATCGTGATTTTGGGTATCTAATAAGGTTGCAATCTTCGTATTGTGAACTGGTATGATACAAATCAGATCTTCTACATACACACGCAGTTCTTCTATAGCAATATTCGTATTTTTACGATGTTGAATATGTGTACTAATTTTAACAAGTGACTGATATCCATTTTTATTTTTTGCTAGAAAAATGCACGGAATATTCTCCTGCTCTTCATCCGTTGTATATACAACCATACCAATAATCGGTTTTATTTTATAATTTTGGCAAGCTTTATAAAAAGGAATAGCACCATATAGTACTTGCTCATCTGTAAGTGCCAATGCGTCGAATTCTAATTCACTAGCTCTTTGTACTAATTTATCGATTGTAATGGTACTATTCATCAGGCTATAACCACTTCTCACCTGTAAATGTGTATACGACATAACATCCCGCCTTTTGTTTCTCCCCCTATTATAACAATTTGGTCATGTCTTGCACACGGTATGCTTGACTGATAGTTATCATAACTCGTCTACTTCACTCATAAAATGAAAAGAACATACCTCGGGAAGGGGTGGGAGGATATGGTGGATGAACGATTTTTTGCCTCTTTTATTCATTGTTATTTTATAGCATTCGGAGTCATAATTGGTGGGGCTATAATCGGCAGCATCGGGGAATTTGCAACTGGAAATGCTCCGTTAACTTCAATAGGCCGTATTGCCAATAATTTACGTATATGGGCTATTATCGCTGCGATCGGTGGAACATTTGATGCGATTGCCAACTTTGAAAGAGGATTACTTGACGGTTCAACCATTGATTTATTTAAACAAGCACTGTTAATTCTGTCTGCAATGGGCGGCGTCAAAACAGCTATCATTCTAATAGAGTGGCTTATACAGGAGGATATCTCTTAATGCATATCCCTCCTTATCATAAAAAAGTAACCTGGCAGCGTTTTTTCATTGGTGCTGTATTTGGGGCGCTTATATCATATGGCATTTATATCTATATATACGGTAGCTTATATGAAAGGGTTCTTGAAGAAAACTTCGAACTCCAATCAGAATTGACTGATGTAAAAAACCAAAATGAAGCATTGTTACAGGATAAAGAAGATTTAGATGAACAATCCAAAGAACCACAAACAGTCGAATCCATTGAAGTTACGATAACGAGTGAAGATGCATTACGCCTTGACAGATTAATTATTCATCAGTTAGAAGATCTGATAAAAGAAGAAATAAATCACCTCATTGGTCAGGAGATTTCTACAGTTGTAGAAAGCAACCAGCTCTTGCTTTCAACGATTGAAAATAAAGGCTTCACCGTTGATGACGTTACGTACCATTTTGATGTTAATCTATTAGTAATTTCAAATAATGTTAAACTAACCGTCGAAACAAAATTGACAGATGAATAAGAACCTTTTTTGAACTTTTTCATATTTTATAGTTCTAGGAAGTATTAATCTTCTATAATATAAATAGCAACAAATGCATGAGAGTATCTATGTACTATATGGAGAGGAGCTGGTTTCCATGCTGATTATGAATCAAAGACAAATACGCGATGAAAAAATTGCTCAATTACAAGAAGGAAAAATAGCATACGCTGAATCTTATGAACTTATTCGAATTATGAAACGAGATATTGAAAGAAAAAATTTAAATGTACATTATGACGAGACTAAATCAGGTTGTTGGTTTACGCCACTATCAGAAAAGGTTCGTAATTAAGAAAAACTCTGCTGTCGCCTCATCTTTCCAGAGGTTAGAAGTCAAGGGTCGTATTGGTAGAAATCGGCGAAATAGCCGATTTCGCTATCTAAATCTTGTACCCAAATAAGGAATAAGGTTATAGGTTTTCTTATCTTTTTAAAAATGCTGATTTCATTTATAGATGAAATCAGCACAGCACTTATTTAATTGGTAGATAGGATAGAACTTATTTATAAGAAACCTCTATAACAAATGCCACGTTTTCTAAGCAAACGTGGCACATGCGTGTTCTATATCCTCTATAACATATTGGGTTTCTTTCCATGTTTTCACGGATGCACCTGATGCCATTGGATGCCCGCCACCGTCATACTTTGCAGCTATTCCATTGATAACAGGACCTTTAGAACGCAATCGTACACGGATTAGGTCCTCTTCCTCTACAAAGATCACCCATGCTTTGATGCCCTCAATTTCGCCTAGAATACCAACTAACTGTCCCGTATCTATTGGTTCAATCTGGTATTCATCTAAGATTTCTTTTGTTAATTTAATCGAACTCATCCCAGAAGGGGAAAGTTCAAAATTCTGCAATATATATCCTCTAAGCCTCGCAATATTATCTTTAACATTATAAATTCCAGCGTATAAAGCTTCTCGGTCAAATTCATATCCTACGAGTTCCGCTGCATATTGAAAAGTCTTTTTCGTCGTGCTTGGAAACAAGAATCTTCCAGTATCCCCAACAATACCTGCATAAATTAAGCGTGCAGCTTCATTATTCATTTGAAACCCATCCTCTTTAGCATGCAAGTATAATTCATATATTAACTCACTTGTGGAACTTGATTCCGTGTCCACCCACAATAAATCACCAAATGGATCTACATTAGGATGATGGTCAATTTTAATCAGCTTATTACCCAAGTTATATCGATCATCACAAATACGTGGGGCATTCGCTGTATCACATACAATAACCAAAGCATTTTCATAAACTCGATCAGCAATTTGATCCATTTTCACTAGAAATGTAAGGGAAGGATCCTCTTCACCTACCGCATAAACGTTTTTATTTGGGAATGATTGCTTAATCAACGCTTTCAACCCCGCTTGAGATCCTAACGCATCCGGATCCGGTCGTACATGCCTGTGTATAATAATTGTCTCATATTCCTTTATGGTCTGGATAATTTGTCTGATGCTCATTTTTTTACCCCTTATCTATTTATTTACTGGCTAAATTGGTGAAAACAAGATATAATGATACTAATAATTTAATTAGAACTAGGAGAGATCTTATGGTTATTTTCCCTATCATTATCGTAATTTCTATTGTTTTATATGTATATTATAAAGTTGCTATTATGAAAAATAAAGATAAACTAACACAATTATATGTTAACGCAAAATCACGTATATGTCTCGGAAGTTTAGTTTTCTTTTTTGGTATTAATCAATACGTCTTCTATCAAACGCAATTCGCCTTGTTTGTAGGAATTGTTTTTGTGATCATTGGAGGAGCACTACTTTATGATGCTTTCAAAGAAGCGAAGCATTACCGAAATGAATGGAAACGTCTAAACGTATAACAAAGATAAGCAAGGGCTAAGGGAAAAAGCTGACTATACCAATAGTCAGCTTTTTCTCTTTAGCGATATATCAGCTGTGCCATGATTAATCCTTTACCTACTATTCGTTCCTCATTATACACTTCGACATCAATTTTAGCATACATACGCCCTGCCTCTAGTAAGGTAGGCTTGATGGTTAATTTACTATCAATTTGTACAGGCTTAATAAAATAGACGGTTAAATTTTCGACAACTAGATCACCTTTTTTATGATATGATAACAACCTACTGCTCGCTTCCGTGATTAACGCTGTAAAGACTCCATTTGACAGTGTCCCTAATTGATTTGTCATCTGTGGACTAACTTGTGTTTGATAGCTAACCCCTTCTTCTAACGGTAAAAGGCTTGCTGAAACAACATCATCAATCGTTTCTCCAACTTGCGGTTGCCGCTGAATTTGCTGCAATGCTTTTAGCACATCCTGCCTTGATATCACCCCAAGCAGTTGATCTGTTCGAGAAACTACGGGAACCACTTCAATCCCTTCCCATACCATCATATGAGCAACAGAAGCAAGCGAGGTTTTTGCTTGTACAACTAAAGGATTCTTACTCATTACCTTATCAATGATAACATCTTTTTCTTTCCCTATAATATCTTTAGAGGTAACCACCCCGATAACACGTGCCTTATCGTCTACAACAGGAAATCTTGTATGGGTTGACTGGCTGTTTAAATCATACCAATCGGCAATTGTGTCTTTCGTATCTAAATAAAACGATTCATCATATGGTGTGAAGATATCACCTACAAATACAATTTCCTTTTTAATTAATTGATCATAAATAGCTCGGTTAATCATTGTCGCTACGGTAAATGAATCATAGCTCGTTGAAATGATTGGCAATTGTTTCTCATCGGCTAAACGCTTTATATAATCTTGTGTGTCGAAACCACCTGTAATCAAAACAGCGGCACCCTCATTTAAAGCCAATTCATGTGCTTTAATTCGGTTACCAACAATTAATAAAGAATCCGCTTCTGTATAGCGCATCATCGCATCCAGTTCCATAGCACCAATGACAAATTTATTCAAGGTTTTATGCAAACCTTCTCTTCCACCTAAAACCTGTCCATCAATAATATTAATCACTTCTGCAAATGTTAATCGTTCAATATTTTCTTTTTTCTTCCGTTCAATTCGAATGGTTCCAACACGTTCAATCGTACTAACGATTCCTTGGTTTTCCGCTTCTTTGATAGCACGATATGCCGTTCCATCACTTACATGTAAGCTTTTAGCAATCTGCCTTACCGATATTTTATTCCCTACTTCTAAAGCTAGAATATGTTGGATTATCTGCTCATGCTTCGTTGCCATTGTTGTTCACCAACCTTCAACTGTACTAGTTCATTATTTACTGTTTATTATACAGTTGAATGGGGATAAAGTAAAACTTCATTCAGTAAGGGGGAAAGCGTACAGGATATTTATTGGGTCTGTCTTTCCCTTCGGTTTTCCTGTTCCATAACTGGAGGCTTCGTCATTTGTAAAAGTGTAGAAAAATTGGCTCCTACCACTAATAAAAAGAACCCTAACCAGCCACCCCAAAAAACCCGCTCCAGCATTGTTGTAGCTTCCGGTATAACAGGCCAAGCAAAATATAGAAGAAAACCAGCTAATAATAATCGTAGAACAGCATAATGGCGCATATTAATACCCCCTCCCTCCTTACTAGTTTATGAGAGGGGATATCTATTTTAGAACACTATATCTACTTATAAAAGTAAATTAAAATAGCTGTTTATTAATGATTCTCCATAAAAATAAGTTATAAGTGCTGCTACAACAATATATGGTCCAAAAGGAACCGGCTGCTTACGTCCAATAACTCTTGTTAAAAGGAGTGCCATACCAATAATTGCCCCAATCATACAAGCAAGAAAGAAAGCCAGTAATACCTTTTCCATACCAAGCACAATACCAAGCACACCAAATAACTTCATATCACCCGCTCCCATACCACCACGACTTACGATTATGATGACAGCAATAATGGAAAATCCAATGATAGCTCCTAGTAGGGCCGACCACCATGGATCAAGTGGTTGAAAGATCCTCATGATGATAAATAATGGAAGGAAAAAGAGCAGTACGTTGTTTGGTATAAGCATGTATTTAATATCTGATATGATAATGATTACCAGCATGGAGACTAATAATAATGCTGTAACTAGCTCTAGGTTCAACCCGATGACCACGTAACTCCATGTAAATAAGATTCCTGTTACAAGTTCCATCAAGGGATATATGTATGATATTTTTTCTTTACAGTGGCGGCATTTACCACCCAGGATGGCAAACGAAAGAAGTGGTATATTATCATACCATGCCAATTGATGTTGACAATATGGACAAATCGACCGTTCATTTGCGAATGGTTGATTTATCGGGACACGTAAACCTACAACATTGTAAAAAGAGCCAAAAATGAGACCTAGTAGAAAGATTAAGATAATGATTGTCGTATTCATAGTTGGATCTCCTTTGTTATCTCATGAAATTATAATTGAAAAAAAGGCCTCACAACAGACTGATGGCGTACAAAGTAATGACATTCAGTGGATCAATCCTATTCGTAATAGTATACTATTTTTCAACAAAAAACCACAAATTAATCTGAATTTATGCACAAAAGTATGGGTACTGCCATTCCTGCCCTCTTTTTCCCTTTCTTGTACATATTCTTCTATAAAAATCAAAATAAGATTGTGATCTGACCCTATTCCGCCTTTTAGGTAAAATATAGTATACTTTCATCTATCTTTTCTTGAATTTGGGTTGGAAAAAATTATGCATTCGTGTAAACTTCATTACTATATAGTTTTTTATAAAAATAATCTTAAAGAGGTGTTCAGGTTGTCAGAAAAAACGAAGGAAAACAAACAACACTCCCCCCCTTATGTACTGTACTTTTCAGCGATTTTAATTTTCTTATTTGTTCTATGGGGAGCAATATTTCCAACACATCTTGGTAATACTGCAGGTGCAGCATTGGATTGGGTAATTGACTCCTTCGGTTGGTATTATATGCTGATAGCAAGCGGATTTGTCGTATTTGGTATCTTCGTGACTATTTCTCCTTTTGGAAATCTACGGCTCGGAGACGAAGATGATCGGCCCGAGCATTCCTTTATCTCATGGATAGGGATGTTATTTGCTGCCGGTTTGGGAGCAGGGTTTGTATTCTTCGGTGTAGCAGAGCCCGTATTATATTATATGGACGTGCCATCAGGGGTCGTACCTGGAACTGTTGAAGCTGCTGAAACTGGCTTGCGCTATGGTGTATTTCACTGGGGCTTACATGCTTGGGGAGCGTTTTCAATTGTGGGACTTACATTAGCTTATGTTCAATACCGCAAACACCAACCGGCTTTAATAAGTTCAGCTTTTTACCCTTTAATTGGGGATAAAACGAAGGGTTGGCTGGGGCACCTAATTGATATATTAGCAGTTATCTCTACTGCAGCAGGTGTTGCTACAACATTTGGAATCAGTGCCCTACAAATGTCTGGAGGGATCTCTTATCTTACTCCTTTGAACAATAGCTTACCATTACAGCTTACAATTATTTCTATTGTGACAGTTTTATTCCTTATTTCAGCCGTTAATGGAATAAATAAGGGAATTAAGCGCTTAACGAATATCAATTTAGTGTTATCTGGTTTGTTGCTCTTATTTGTACTTTCTGTTGGACCGACGATCACCTTGATGGAAAGCATGGTAACGTCGCTTGGTGGATACGCTTCTAATATAATAGATATGTCACTTACGATGAGTCCTTTCCAAATGGATGAATGGTTGGGAGCGAATACAATCTTTTTTTGGGCTTGGCATATTTCCTGGTCTCCTTTCGTCGGATTGTTTATAGCACGAATATCCAAAGGGCGGACGATCAGAGAATTTTTTGCTGGTGTATTACTCGTCCCTACACTGCTTGCAGTTATATGGTTTTCGACATTTGGTGGAACGGCACTTAATATTGAAATGGACGGAATCTTTCCACTAGCAGAGATTGCCGGTGGTGAAGTCGAATTAACTCTATTTGCAATGCTTGAACAGCTTCCATTACCATTAATATCTAGCCTAATAGCAGTTATAGTAATCGCTCTATTCTTCATTACTTCTGCTGATTCCGCTGCTTTTGTGTTAGGTTCGATGACATCTGGTGGCTCATTAAATCCAAAATTGAGTTTAAAAATTATTTGGGGGCTACTAATGGCTGGTACCGCTTCTGTTCTTTTAGTAAGTGGTGGTGGCGGTTTAGAAGCACTGCAAACAGCCGCATTAGTTGCAGCATTACCATTTGCATTTGTTCTCATTCTCATGATTGTATCTGTTAGTATTATGATGAGTAAAGACTGGAGTTTAGCAGAGCGAAATAAACGGAAGAAAAGAGATGACACACTAAAGCAAACCCTTCGTCAAGAAACATACACCGAATTGAAAGAAGAGTTAACAGACGAATGGCGTGACGAATTGAGAAAAGAGCTCATCGCTATGGGTAAAAACAATGCCGAAATGGTACACTTTCAAACGAATGACCAAACAGCGATTGTTGGAAAACAAATTCGAGATATCGGCTTTCCGACACATGTTAATATTAGTGCTATTGAGCGTGGTGATAACATCCTATCACCGTCAGGAAGTACCGTCATCCAATCTGGTGATTTCTTGTATATCTTGACAGAATCAAACCAAAAAGAGGCACTACATGAGCTTTTGCTTAATAAATGATACTATACCTCTATTTCATTAAGAAAGCCTTTTCGATAGCTTAGCCACTAAAAAAGCGTGAGCCTATTTTAATAGGAACTCACGCTTTTTTATCCGCATAAATGCTGGCTTTGGTTTTTGTCATAAAGGGTTAGCTAACGCCAATTTTTTCTTGCATAGGAAACTATAGAATTTAAAAGCTGTGGATAACTAATTTGCCGAAATATCCACATCCAGCTCCAGCGCCCAGCAACAATCAAACTTCACACTCCTCCACTACGATAAGTCAACATCGACTCACTTCGTTCGTCGTGTTTCCTTTATCTCATTGCGAAGTGCTCCAGTTTGTACGTTGCTAAACGGGCGCTTGCGCTTTTGTTCTTATAACTTCATTTCTTCACCAATCTGCATTACTCTTCCTTGTCCAGTCTGAACCTTTTTCGCGAAATCTTCCGCATCTTGTTCGATTAACGGGAATGTATTGAAATGAACAGGCACAACGATCTTTGCTTCAATCCAGTCTGCTGCAACCAAAGCATCTTCTGGCCCCATTGTAAAATTATCTCCAATTGGGACGAATGCTACATCAATTTCATTCATTTCACCGATTAACCTCAAGTCAGAAAATAGACCTGTATCTCCAACATGATAAATGGTATTACCCTCGGCGGTTAGCAATATTCCTGCAGGCATCCCAGTATAGATAATTGTACCATCATCTTCTGTATAGGCAGAACCATGAAAAGCTTGTGTGAATTTCACACGTCCAAAATCAAAGTCATGTTTTCCTCCAATATGCATTGGATGTGTGTTTAGTCCTTTTGATTCCAGATAGTTAGCCAATTCATTTGGAGCCACGACTAATGCTTCATTTCTTTTCGCAATGTCAACTGTATCTCCTACATGGTCATTATGTCCGTGCGTTAGTAAAATGACGTCTGCTTTAACAGTATCAGCATCTAAGTCACATGCTTCATTTCCAGAAATAAATGGATCCATTAATATGGTGTGATTACTTGTTTCAATTTTAACTACAGAATGTCCATGATACGATACCTTCACGCTAAAACCTCTCCTTGCTATACTATTTACTCTTTAGTAGAGTATCCTTTTCATTTCTACCCGTTCGTCTTCATTTGTATGCTTATTTTTTGTTCTTTTTCTTTTTAAGTTCCGCTAATTCTTTATCCACACTATTTGTTTCGAGTGATTCAAATTCTTCATCCAATGTGCGGGAAACATTCGACAGATCTTCTGTTGTTTCTGCTTCTGCCTCATATTGCAGAACTTTTTCTTCCATTCGTTCAAAGCCTTGTCTTGACTCGTCACTGCCAATATTTGACATCGTCCGATTCATCTTCGCTTTTGTTTGTGCTGTTTCTGCTCGGGCTTTCAATGTATCTTTTTTGAGTCTCATTTGATTATATTCTTTTTTCATTTCATCTAGTTTTTCTTTGATTTCACCTGAATCACTTTTAGCGCGTTCCCATGATTCACTTAAGACTTCTAATTGTTTTTCATTTTCTGTTTTATCTTCCAAGGCCCGACGTGCTAAATCATCATTACCCGCTTCTACAGCCTGCTCTGCTTGATTTTGCCTTTTTTCTATCAAGGCCCCGGCATCATTGGCTTTGCGTTTGAGCATCTTCTCGTTTGCAATTTGTTTAGCAACAGCCCCTTCCGCCTCTTCAATATCTTCTTCCATGTCCCGCATGAACTGATCCAGCATTTTCACAGGATCTTCAGCTTTATCAAGCATTGCATTCAATTCGGAGCCTACAACTGTTTTTATGCGTCTAAAAAATTTAAACATGTAAATCCTCCTTTATTTTAGTAGCATACAATTTCTATGTAGTACGGTTTTCCCTTAAAAAAGTTTCACTAAAATAGAAATTTATATTGCACATGTATCTCTGTTATAATTATCATGTACATACATTTTAGCGGGGGGCTTTACTTATGACAAATCGAATCGATTCATTACTTAAAGAAATGCAGAATAATCAACTGGATAGTATGCTCATCACGTCAACAGCAAATTTTTATTATGTGAGTAATTATTATACAGAACCACATGAACGATTAATCGCTGTTTACGTCAGTACATCGCAAGACCCAATACTAATTGTACCAGCTATGGAAGAAAATGATGCAAAAGCGGCTGGCTGGAAGTTTGATATCATCAGTTATCACGATCATCAGAATCCATGGGAACTATTTGCTGATACGTTAAAAAAACATGAGAAAATCCCACAATCCATTGGACTGGAGCATGACCACATTACCTTGGATCGCTATGAAGCAATCAAGCATATTTTGCCAAATACTGTGATTTCAGATTCGCAGGAAATCTTAGCTAACCTACGTGTTATTAAGAATAAAAATGAGTATAAGCTGTTAAAACAAGCTGCATCACTTGCTGATTTTGGTATGGATATTGGTTTCAATGCTATTCAAGAAGGAATAAGCGAATTGGAGGTCATCGCTAAAATTGAATATGAACTGAAAAAGCAAGGTGTACAGCAAATGTCTTTCAACACCATGGCCCTATCTGGTGCCAAAACGGCGTCCCCTCATGGCACACCATCTGTGAAAGAAATTCATACAGGTGATATGGTGCTTTTTGATTTAGGCGTTATTTATGAAGGGTATTGTTCCGATATTTCAAGAACAGTTGCGTATAAATCTATAAGCGATAAACAGAAAGAAATTTATCATACCGTCCTAACTGCGGAGCAAAAAGCAATTGAAGCTTCTCAAGTCGGAACTTCTGTTGGTGAAATTGATACAATAGCAAGGAATCATATAGATCAGGCGGGATATGGTCCCTATTTCACTCATAGAATTGGTCATGGATTAGGAATACAAACACACGAATACCCATCAATGCACGGTAATAATACACTTTCTTTGCAAGCGGGCATGTGTTATACGATTGAACCTGGCATTTATGTCCCTCATACAGGTGGTGTCAGAATAGAAGACATGATTTTCATGACGGAAAAAGGGCCCGAATCTTTAACCAAAACGCCAAAGGAACTTCGTATTATTGAATAAGGCTGTTTTCTAAAAGATTGTTGTTAAACATGTTGAAAATTTTAGCTACGAAAACAGCCTTGAACTGAGGATATGAAATAACGGCCTTTCTCAGTCAAGGGAAAGGCCGTGAGTAGCTTATAGTAATCCTCCATTTAAAATCCACTTCAATTTGCTCGAGCACAAATAAGGAAAAGACAGGAGTTAATAGAAATCACCCGCCAAAATCACCCACTATGCCCGAATTATTCTTTTCCCCCGTGAAAATTCTTTTTTACTCTTTACTTTCCAATAGCGCGCGGGCTTCATCGAATACCAAATCATGGGACTGGGCAACAGCTTCGTAGGTTACATACCCATCCAACGTATTGATACCTTTCAATAGTGCTTCGTTGTCCTGACAGGCTTTTACAACACCTTTATTTGCTAGCTGCAATGCATAAGGAACGGTAACATTTGTCAAGCCGATTGTCGATGTTCGCGGAACTGCCCCAGGCATGTTTGCAACAGAATAATGTAAAACACCGTGCTTGATAAAGGTTGGATCATCATGCGTTGTTATTCGGTCACTTGTTTCAATTACTCCGCCTTGATCAATGGCTACATCCACAATAACGGATCCTTCAGGCATGTCTTTTACCATCGCTTCAGTCACCAATTTTGGTGCCCTTGCTCCAGGAATCAATACTGCTCCAATAACAAGATCAGATTCAGCAACTTCAGCACCGATATTCATTGGATTGGACATCATTGTGTTAATAGAAGATCCAAATAAATCATCCAATTGCCGCAATCGCTCTGGGCTTAAATCAATAATCGTTACATCAGCACCTATTCCTACGGCGAGTTTTGCAGCGTTTGTCCCAACA
Proteins encoded:
- a CDS encoding prepilin peptidase translates to MNTTIIILIFLLGLIFGSFYNVVGLRVPINQPFANERSICPYCQHQLAWYDNIPLLSFAILGGKCRHCKEKISYIYPLMELVTGILFTWSYVVIGLNLELVTALLLVSMLVIIIISDIKYMLIPNNVLLFFLPLFIIMRIFQPLDPWWSALLGAIIGFSIIAVIIIVSRGGMGAGDMKLFGVLGIVLGMEKVLLAFFLACMIGAIIGMALLLTRVIGRKQPVPFGPYIVVAALITYFYGESLINSYFNLLL
- a CDS encoding DHH family phosphoesterase, producing MSIRQIIQTIKEYETIIIHRHVRPDPDALGSQAGLKALIKQSFPNKNVYAVGEEDPSLTFLVKMDQIADRVYENALVIVCDTANAPRICDDRYNLGNKLIKIDHHPNVDPFGDLLWVDTESSSTSELIYELYLHAKEDGFQMNNEAARLIYAGIVGDTGRFLFPSTTKKTFQYAAELVGYEFDREALYAGIYNVKDNIARLRGYILQNFELSPSGMSSIKLTKEILDEYQIEPIDTGQLVGILGEIEGIKAWVIFVEEEDLIRVRLRSKGPVINGIAAKYDGGGHPMASGASVKTWKETQYVIEDIEHACATFA
- a CDS encoding YtpI family protein is translated as MVIFPIIIVISIVLYVYYKVAIMKNKDKLTQLYVNAKSRICLGSLVFFFGINQYVFYQTQFALFVGIVFVIIGGALLYDAFKEAKHYRNEWKRLNV
- a CDS encoding metal-dependent hydrolase, coding for MKVSYHGHSVVKIETSNHTILMDPFISGNEACDLDADTVKADVILLTHGHNDHVGDTVDIAKRNEALVVAPNELANYLESKGLNTHPMHIGGKHDFDFGRVKFTQAFHGSAYTEDDGTIIYTGMPAGILLTAEGNTIYHVGDTGLFSDLRLIGEMNEIDVAFVPIGDNFTMGPEDALVAADWIEAKIVVPVHFNTFPLIEQDAEDFAKKVQTGQGRVMQIGEEMKL
- the ald gene encoding alanine dehydrogenase yields the protein MNIGIPREIKNSENRVAMAPSGVFTLKNAGHDVYVETGAGLGSGFTDEQYEEAGAVITSTAKETWSQEMVMKVKEPLPEEYDYFYEGLILFTYLHLAAEPELTKELIDKKVVGIAYETVQLSNGTLPLLTPMSEVAGRMALQTGAQFLEKPKGGKGIILGSIPGVKRGKVTVIGGGVVGTNAAKLAVGIGADVTIIDLSPERLRQLDDLFGSSINTMMSNPMNIGAEVAESDLVIGAVLIPGARAPKLVTEAMVKDMPEGSVIVDVAIDQGGVIETSDRITTHDDPTFIKHGVLHYSVANMPGAVPRTSTIGLTNVTVPYALQLANKGVVKACQDNEALLKGINTLDGYVTYEAVAQSHDLVFDEARALLESKE
- the ytrI gene encoding sporulation membrane protein YtrI → MHIPPYHKKVTWQRFFIGAVFGALISYGIYIYIYGSLYERVLEENFELQSELTDVKNQNEALLQDKEDLDEQSKEPQTVESIEVTITSEDALRLDRLIIHQLEDLIKEEINHLIGQEISTVVESNQLLLSTIENKGFTVDDVTYHFDVNLLVISNNVKLTVETKLTDE
- a CDS encoding PspA/IM30 family protein translates to MFKFFRRIKTVVGSELNAMLDKAEDPVKMLDQFMRDMEEDIEEAEGAVAKQIANEKMLKRKANDAGALIEKRQNQAEQAVEAGNDDLARRALEDKTENEKQLEVLSESWERAKSDSGEIKEKLDEMKKEYNQMRLKKDTLKARAETAQTKAKMNRTMSNIGSDESRQGFERMEEKVLQYEAEAETTEDLSNVSRTLDEEFESLETNSVDKELAELKKKKNKK
- a CDS encoding DRTGG domain-containing protein, producing MATKHEQIIQHILALEVGNKISVRQIAKSLHVSDGTAYRAIKEAENQGIVSTIERVGTIRIERKKKENIERLTFAEVINIIDGQVLGGREGLHKTLNKFVIGAMELDAMMRYTEADSLLIVGNRIKAHELALNEGAAVLITGGFDTQDYIKRLADEKQLPIISTSYDSFTVATMINRAIYDQLIKKEIVFVGDIFTPYDESFYLDTKDTIADWYDLNSQSTHTRFPVVDDKARVIGVVTSKDIIGKEKDVIIDKVMSKNPLVVQAKTSLASVAHMMVWEGIEVVPVVSRTDQLLGVISRQDVLKALQQIQRQPQVGETIDDVVSASLLPLEEGVSYQTQVSPQMTNQLGTLSNGVFTALITEASSRLLSYHKKGDLVVENLTVYFIKPVQIDSKLTIKPTLLEAGRMYAKIDVEVYNEERIVGKGLIMAQLIYR
- a CDS encoding BCCT family transporter encodes the protein MSEKTKENKQHSPPYVLYFSAILIFLFVLWGAIFPTHLGNTAGAALDWVIDSFGWYYMLIASGFVVFGIFVTISPFGNLRLGDEDDRPEHSFISWIGMLFAAGLGAGFVFFGVAEPVLYYMDVPSGVVPGTVEAAETGLRYGVFHWGLHAWGAFSIVGLTLAYVQYRKHQPALISSAFYPLIGDKTKGWLGHLIDILAVISTAAGVATTFGISALQMSGGISYLTPLNNSLPLQLTIISIVTVLFLISAVNGINKGIKRLTNINLVLSGLLLLFVLSVGPTITLMESMVTSLGGYASNIIDMSLTMSPFQMDEWLGANTIFFWAWHISWSPFVGLFIARISKGRTIREFFAGVLLVPTLLAVIWFSTFGGTALNIEMDGIFPLAEIAGGEVELTLFAMLEQLPLPLISSLIAVIVIALFFITSADSAAFVLGSMTSGGSLNPKLSLKIIWGLLMAGTASVLLVSGGGGLEALQTAALVAALPFAFVLILMIVSVSIMMSKDWSLAERNKRKKRDDTLKQTLRQETYTELKEELTDEWRDELRKELIAMGKNNAEMVHFQTNDQTAIVGKQIRDIGFPTHVNISAIERGDNILSPSGSTVIQSGDFLYILTESNQKEALHELLLNK
- a CDS encoding YtrH family sporulation protein — translated: MDERFFASFIHCYFIAFGVIIGGAIIGSIGEFATGNAPLTSIGRIANNLRIWAIIAAIGGTFDAIANFERGLLDGSTIDLFKQALLILSAMGGVKTAIILIEWLIQEDIS
- a CDS encoding M24 family metallopeptidase, with amino-acid sequence MTNRIDSLLKEMQNNQLDSMLITSTANFYYVSNYYTEPHERLIAVYVSTSQDPILIVPAMEENDAKAAGWKFDIISYHDHQNPWELFADTLKKHEKIPQSIGLEHDHITLDRYEAIKHILPNTVISDSQEILANLRVIKNKNEYKLLKQAASLADFGMDIGFNAIQEGISELEVIAKIEYELKKQGVQQMSFNTMALSGAKTASPHGTPSVKEIHTGDMVLFDLGVIYEGYCSDISRTVAYKSISDKQKEIYHTVLTAEQKAIEASQVGTSVGEIDTIARNHIDQAGYGPYFTHRIGHGLGIQTHEYPSMHGNNTLSLQAGMCYTIEPGIYVPHTGGVRIEDMIFMTEKGPESLTKTPKELRIIE